A segment of the Terriglobia bacterium genome:
CCGCGATGGACGTCGAGAAACAGGATTTCAAGAGGAGCATGAGGGGGTTCGACCGGGACGAGGTCCGCCTCTTCCTCACCGCCGTGTCGGAGGAGATCGAGCGCCTCAACCTGGACAACGCCCAGCTCCGCGAGGAGAGCGGGACGCTCCGCGGACGGATCGACGACTTCAGGGAGCGTGAGCGCATGCTCCAGGAGACCCTGGTCACCGCCCAGAAGATGTCCGAGGAGCTGGCCGCGAAGACGCACAGGGAGTCCGAGCTGCTGATCAAGGAGGCGCGGATCAAGGCCGAGCGACTCCTCGAGCAGGCCCAGGACCAGCTCTCCCGCATCGAGGCCGAGATCGGGCGCGTCAAGCTCGAGCGCGATGCCTTCGAGAACCGGTTGCGGAGCGCCATCGAGGAGCACCTGGCGCTCCTCGACCTCCGCAAGCAAGAGCGAGCGGAGCTGGACAACGTCCGGTTCCTCCGCCGTCGCAACACCTCCACCGAAGCGGGATGATCCGCGCCGACCTGGCCGTCGTCGGCATCTCCGAGCTGGCCACCCCCGAGGGCCGCACCGCCCGCACCGGCGCGGATCTCGGCAGGATTCGCACCCTCCGGGACGCCGCGGTGGCGTGCCGCGCCGGGGTGATCGTCTTCGTGGGCACCGAGCGCGATTTCCGCCAGGCGGTGGAGATGGAGCCGGGCGGCCGGGTCGTGGACGCCCGCGGGGGCACCGTGCTTCCCGGGTTCGTCGACGCCCACACGCACCTCCCGTTCGCGGGGTGGCGCGAATCGGAATTCGACGAGCGGCTTCGCGGCGCGACCTATTCCGAGATCGCCGCCCGGGGTGGGGGAATCCTCTCGACCGTCGCCGCGACCCGTGCCGCAGGCCTCACGACGCTCGTCCACCTGGTGCAGGCGCGTCTCGACGCGATGCTCGCCCTCGGAACCACCACGGTCGAGGCGAAGAGCGGGTACGGTCTGTCGCCCGAGGCGGAGGTCAAGCAGCTCCTGGCCCTGCGCGCCGCGGCGGACGGCCATCCCGTGGAGGTCGTTCCCACGTTCCTCGGCGCTCACACGCTCCCCCCGGAGCACCAGGGAGATCGCGAGGGGTACCTGCGCCAGCTCGTCGAGGAGATGATCCCGGAGGTCGCGCGGCAGGGCTTGGCGGAATACGCCGACGCGTTCGTCGACGCGCACGCGTTCTCGATCGACGAGGCTCGGCGGGTGCTACTCGCCGCGCGGGAGCGCGGCCTCGGCGTCCGGGTCCACGCGGATCAGCTGGCCGCGAATGGGGCCGCGGAGCTGGCTGCGGAGCTCGGCGCCGCCTCCGCGGACCACCTCGAGTACGTGTCGGACGCGGGAATCGAGGCGCTGGCGCGGAGCGGGACCTGCGGCGTGCTGCTCCCCGCGGCCACGTTCTTCCTGATGCAGGACCGCCGGCCGCCGGGGCGAAGGCTCGCGGACGGCGGGGTACCCGTCGTGGCCGCGACCGACTTCAATCCCGGCAGCTGCCCGACGGAGTCGATGAGCGCCGTCATGTGGTTCGCCTGTCTCACGGCCCGCCTCGGCGTGGACGAGACGATCACCGCGACCACCCTGAACGCCGCGCACTCCCTCGGCCGGGCGGACCGGATCGGGAGCCTCGAGCCGGGGAAACGCGCGGACATCGTGGTCCACGCGGTTCCGAGCCGCCACCACCTGGTCTACCGGTTCGGCGTCCCGCGCGTCCGCACGGTCATCGCCGCCGGCCGCGTCGTCGCCGACGACGGGCAGGTGGTGCCGCGAGCCTTCTAGGATCCCGCGCGCTCAGAAGAGCGGGGCCTTCTCCCTCTGGTAGAAGCGGTAGGTGTAGACGGTGACCTTGAGGTCGATCGGCTGCACGTACTCGGCCGTGATGATCATCTCGTTGGCAGTCCGCTCGACCTTGAGGTCCGTCTTCTTGAGCGGGATCTCCAGCTCGGTGGCCTTGGCGAGGATCCGCTTCGCCACCTCGGAGTCCTGGTTCCGGACCGCCGCGAATCGGCACTCCTGCTCGATGAAGTCGCCGAACTCGTAGGCGTTGATCCGGACCGGGATGATCTTGACGCCCACGAAGATCCCCATCGCGAGGAGCGCCAGCGAAATGAGCAGCCCGATGCGTCCTTCACCCTTCTCCCCGTGTAGCATGGCCACGTCGCGCTCCCCCCGGGGCGATTGCATGCCCCGGCCCCCGGCGTCGGACCGCGGGCGGGGTCGAATATAGGTTTCGCCCCCTGGGGAGACAACCCGGCCCAGCGCCGGCCGAAGCGCGTGCTGGTGAAGGTGATCGGAGAGGTGTGCCCGACCGGGCCCGACCCGCTATCTCTTGAACAGGTTGTCGAACGCCGACTTCGGGTCGCCGGACTGCGGGGTCCCGGTCCTGCGGCCCGTGGCGTCCAGCACGAGGCGCGCGTCGTACAGCGCGCACGCGTTCGCCTTCCCCTTCTCGGGGACCCGCTCGGGCACCTCCGCGCGGCACTCCCAGCGGGCGGCGGTGTCGAAGTGCCGGCACGCGCGGCAGGAGTGGAGCGGCGCGTTGCAGTGCGGGCAGGTGGACTCCGGGCCGATCGCCCCGATTGCCGGGATGTTGCGGCCGCAATCCGGGCAGCGCACCACCTCGTTGGCTTCGCGGCTCAGCGCGTGCTTGAGCGAGCGCTGCTGCGCCTTCTCCTCGGGGGTGAGGGGCTTCTGCGGTGGAGGTCTGCGCTGGCCACGGTCCTGCCAGTCCGTTTCCTTGTACCCGTGCTGCCGATACTTCTGCGCCAAAAAGCCTCCTCCGGTGCTTCGTCGAGCGAGGATCACGCGAGATCGCGGAACGTCTCCTCGATGCGCTCCATGGCCCAATCGAGCTCCTCACGGGTGATCACGAGGGGCGGCGCGAAACGAAGGGTGTTCACGTGGGTCTCCTTGCAGAGTAGACCCTTCCCCATCAGGGCCTCGCAATATCGGCGCGCGCCGCCCGCCTCAGGGGACAGCTCGACGCCGATCCACAACCCCTTGCCGCGGATCTCCTTGACGTGCGCGCTCTTCATCCCCCTGAGCCGCTCGAGGAAGTAGGCGCCGAGGCGCTCGGAGTTCTCCACCAGCTTCTCCTCGACCAGGACTCGGAGCGATTCGCGAGCCACCGCGGCGGCCAGCGGGTTTCCCCCGAAGGTCGACCCGTGGTCGCCGGGGTGGAACACGCCCATGACCTCGTCGTCGGCGAGGATGGCCGAGACCGGGTAGAACCCGCCGCCGAGGGCCTTCCCGACGATCACGATGTCGGGGCGAACCCCCTCGTGCTGGTACGCGAACAGCTTCCCGGTGCGTCCGAGCCCCGACTGGATCTCGTCCACCACGAGGAGGGCCCGGTGCTTCCGGCACGCCTCCTCGATCCCCCGGAGGAAGCCGAAAGGCGGCACGATGATCCCGCTCTCGCCCTGGATCGGCTCGACCATCACCGCCACGACGTTCGGGTTCATGGCGCGGCGCACGGCCTCGAGGTCCCCGTACGGCAGGATCGAGAATCCGGGGGTGAACGGCCCGAAGCCGTCTCGGTACTGCGGGTCGTCGGAGAAGCTCACGATGGTGGTGGTGCGACCGTGGAAGTTCCCGGAGAAGACGAGGATCTCGGCTTTCCCCTCCGGTACCCCCTTGACCTTGTACCCCCATTTCCGCGCCGCCTTCACCGCGGTCTCGACCGCCTCCGCACCGGAGTTCATCGGGAGCACGCGGCGGTAGCCGGTCAGCTCGGCGATTTGCCGGTAGAGCGGACCGAGCTGGTCGTTCCGAAACGCCCGTGACGTGAGCGTCACCTTGGCGGCCTGCTCGGTCATCGCACGGCGGATGCGCGGATGGCAATGTCCCTGGTTCACGGCGGAGTAGGCCGCCAGGAAGTCGAGGTACTTGTTCCCCTCCACGTCCCAGACCCAAACACCCTCGGCCCTCTCCACCACGACGTCGAGCGGATGGTAGTTGTGGGCGCCGTACTCGTCCTCGATCCGTATGTACTCGCTCGCGGACTTCTTGACGGTTTCCATGGTCTTCAGGGTCTCCTCGACGCTCCTCGCGGTCCTGCGGCGTCCAGCGCGGCGGGTTCTTGAGCGGGGGAGCGATTCGTGGACTCAGCATAGCACACGGGCGTCGCCCCGGCCGCCGCGCGGCTTGACGTGTCCCGGACGGGGCGGAATAATCGCGCTCTCCGGCCGGGACCTCGGCACCTCTCCCCGGCGACGATCTGGAGCCATTGGCGCATGGGCCCACAAGACGGCGGAGAGCCCCTGGCCGGGCGCAAGCAACGGGCTCTCCTGAGGGCCGAGGCTTTCAGCCGGCGCCGCTGGGGGCTGGTCCTCCTCGTCACCGCGCTCCTGGTCGCGCTGTCGTCATGGCTGGGCTCCCACCTCGAGCTGGAATCCGACATCCTCGAGTTGTTTCCCCACGGCAATCGCAAGATCGAGACCTTCAAATCGGCGCTTCGAGACTTCGGCTCCATCGACTACTTGATGGTCCTGCTGCAGGCCGGGGAGGGGGAGGGGCCGGACGAGCTCGAGGACTTCGCCGACCTGCTTGCGGAGAAGCTCCAACAGCGGCGCGACCTCGTGCAGTTCGTCGAGTACCGGTTCCAGCCGGACGCCGGCTTCCTGAAACTCCTGTCGGAGAACGCCCTGCTGTTCCTGCCGCCGGAGGAGCTCAAGGCCGTCGCGGCGAAGCTCACCGACGAGGCGATCCTGCGGCAGTTCCGCGAGAACCGGCTGGCGCAGGCGTCGCCCACCGCGACCCTCGCCGAGAACCTCGTCCTGCGCGACCCGCTGGGGCTGATGCCGCTCTTCCTGAACCGGCTCCTGGGCCATCGCGGGGCTCTCAGGATCGACCTCTCCGACGGTTACTACCTCGCCCGCGACGGGAAGAGCCTGATCCTGCTGGTGAAGCCGACGGGCCCCTCGCAGGACCTGGACTTCGACCGAACGCTCTTGGCGGCCGTTCGCGCCGACGAGGCGGCGACGCGAGCCGAGCTGCTCCAGGAGGCGGGACCGGGCGCGAAGGCGACCGCGATTCTCGCGCGCTACAGCGGCAACCACGCCATGGCCGTCGAGGAGGCCGGGCTGGTCCGACAGGACGTCCGGTTCAACCTCTTCGCGTCCCTGCTCACGGTCTCCGCGCTCTACTGGCTGTGCTACCGGAGATTCGCCGCCCTCCTCTATTCCACGGTACCGCTCATGGTCGGTCAGGCCCTCACCTTCGCGGTGGCCTACCTGGTGTTCCGGCGGCTGAACTCGGCTTCCTCGTCCTTCACCGCACTCCTGATGGGGCTCGGCACCGACTTCACCATCGTGATGTACGCCCGCTACGTGGAGGAGCGGCAGCGGGGGGCCACCCTGGCCGAGGCCACGGGGCGGATGGTCGGCCAGACGGGGCTCGGCGTCTTCACCGGCGCCATCACGTCCGCCGGAACGTTCTACGCCCTTTGCATCAGCAGCTTCGGCGGCCTCTTCGACCTCGGCTTTCTGATCGGCACGGGGATCCTGCTCTGCGCGCTGGTGATCGTGTTCCTCCTGCCGGCGATGATCGCGTGGAACGAGGGCGTGCGCTCGCGCAAGACGGACGTGGTCCAGAAGCTCCACCTGCAGTCCTTCGGCCTCGAGCGGATGATGCCCGCGTGCGCCCGCCATCCCGTCGCGACCGTCGTCGCCGTCGCCGCTCTCACGCTGGCGGGGGGCTGGCTCGCGCTCCGGCTGGAATTCGACGATTCGATCAAGGCGCTCCGCAGCAACCGGTCCGAGTCCACGCGCACGCTCGACGAGATCTCGGAGAGATTCGGCGCGTCGCTGTCGTACATGATGGCGATCGCCGAGGGGAGGACCGTGGACGAGGCGGTGGCTCTGACGCAGAAGGTCGAGGAGAGGCTCGCGCCGTTCCTGCGCGACGGGACCATCGGGTCGGCCGAGTCGATCCTCTCCTACCTGCCGCCGGCGGCGCAGCAGGAAAGGGTGATCGCGGCGCTCCGGGCGGGCGCGGGCGGCGAGTTCGACGCGCGGAGGATCGAGGCGACGTTCCTGAAGGCGCTGGGGGAGAACGGCTTCCGCCGGGAGCCGTTCGCGGACTACCTCGACCGGATGCGCGGCTTCCTGGCTCCGTCCAGGCCGATCACCGTCCTGGACCTGGAGCAGCGGGGCCTCGGACGGCTCGTGGACCGCTACGTGAACCGCGGTCCCGACGGCGTCCGGATCGTCACCTACCTGTATCCCACCGAGCGGAGGTGGAAGCGGGAGGCGCCGCCGGGGCTGGTGGACGCGCTGACGGCCGGCGATCCGGGAGTCGTCGTGACCGGAACCAACGTCGTGGGCCAGGAGATGCGGAGGGTCTTCGTGCGGGACGCGATCCGCGCGGTGGTTCTCGGCCTCGTCCTGGTATCGGTCCTTCTCCTCCTGGACTTCTACACCCTGGCCGGTTTCGGCCGCCCCGATTCCGGCCGGACCTTCGGGATCCGCGGCGTCCGGGTCAACCTGGATCGCCTGGTCCGGAGCCTGAGCCTGACCGGCGTCGCCATGTCCCAGCTCCTGACCGGCGTCGTCATGATGCTCGGGCTCATGAAGGTCTTCGGAATCCAGGTCAATTACGTGAACGCGTTCGTCGCGACCATGATCCTCGGCGTGGGAATCGACTACAGCATCCACCTGGTGAACCGCATGAACCTCAGCGGAGGGCGGGTGGACGCGGGGCTCCTCGAGACCGGCAAGGCGGTGGTCTTAGCGGCGCTCATGAACGTCGGCGGGTTCGGCATCCTCATGCTGGGGAACTACCCAGCCCTACGGAGCCTGGGCATCGTCGCCCTCCTCGGGTCGGTGACCTGCCTGCTCACCTCGCTGAGCCTGGTGCCGGCCCTCATGGCACGTCGCGAGCGGAAGATCGGCTAGGATACCGGGATGCCGGAACAGGACGGCTCCGCGGCGCTCCTCGCTCCTACGGTCGAGGAGACCACGCTCGACTACGGGCTCGGACGGACCGGCCCCGCGGAGGTCACGCGGCTCCGGGTTCTCGGGAGAGGGCGCGCGGCCCATGCGGTCCTGGTCGATCTCCGCACGCCGGAGGGCAGCAGGAAGGTCGTCGAGAAGCACTTCGTCCCCGCCGGCCTGACGCGGGCGGTCTACAAGGTCTTCTTCGGAGCGCCGTTCCCGTACGGACTCGACGAGGACGCGGCGCTCTCCTGCCTCTACCGCCGGCACGTCGCCGGCGCGCTGCTCGCCGCCGAGGAAGGCTGCCGCGTCGCCGAGGCGCTCTACGTCCGGCGGTGCAACGCCGGCCACTGGGTGCTCGGGACGGAGTGGATAGAGGGCAGGCCCGTCGCTCCGCCCAGGCCGCACTCGGGGCCGGAGGGGGGAGGGGCGCCGCGGGAGATGCGCGGCCTCCTCCGCCAGATGCGCGCGATGGAGAAGTGCCTCCTGCGGTCCGGGCTCGTGGGGAGCGGATGGCAGGTCGCCACGGCGGCGATCGTCTCCACGGCGAACCTGCTCCGGAACGCCGGCGGCGAGTTCGTCTGCGTGGACCTGGAGTCGGGGATTCCGGCGGTGCTGGCGCCGCGGTACGTGTTCCTCGCGCTCACCGGGCAGCCCTTCCCGATGTTCGACGATCTGGACGAGAAGCGGCTCCTCGCCTATCTCGAATCGAGCCACGAGCGCCTCCGCTCCGCCCTGGGCACCGACGGGCTCGCGCGGGTCGAGGCCTCGGCAGAGCGGCTCATCCACCACAGCCGCCTCTGGAAGCGGAGAGAGCTGGCGCCCGGCCGCCATCGCACGTCGCTCCTGTTCGACCGGGACCTCCGGACGACGGTCCGGTCCGCCCTCGCGGACCGGTGGCGCGCGGAGGGGCGCCTCGACGAGCGGGCGGCGGCGCGCCTCGGCGGCTCCCGGCTCCTCTTCCTGCACCCGCTCGTGCTCCTCGGGATGGTCCCGACGCCCCTCGGCAAGCTGATCCAAAGGGTCGCCGGCCACCGGGCGTTTCGCGCCAGGTTCTTCCGCGCGCTCCTCCATCCCCGGGTGCTCGATGCCGAGTTCCGCGGCTACCAGGAGCGCCGGGCCGCGGTCTTCCTGAAGGAGCATCGGATTCCCGCCGCGGGCATCGGCCGGCTGACGCGAGGCCTCCGGTCGCTTTTCCCATTCATGATCCACGACGTGTCCGCGGCGATCCTGCCGGCGAGGCTCCATCGCTACCTGGCCGACTGGCGCGAGCTTGGCTCGGCGATCCAGGTCGCGCTCCTCGCGCTCGTCTCCGAGAGGATCCAGGAGCACCTCGCCTACTCCTTCGTCGAGGGTTCGACGCGCAGGTGGAAAGGGCTCGGCCGGCTCGACGACGCCGGCCGCGGGGAGCTGATCGGGGAGATCCGCGGGGGCGAGGCGCCGGAGTATGCCCGGGGGTTCGGGATGCACCTGGCGCTGAAGTTCTTCGAGCCTTTGACCAGCGCGCTCAAGGCGCTGGGCGTGGGGATGCTCCTCGTCTCCCCCTGGAATCCCGTCGGCCTCGCGCTCCTCGTCAACACCTCCTTCTTCCGCGTCTTCATCACCACGTACCGGTGGCTGCGCCGTCAGGACAAGCGCACGTCGTACGCGGTGGCGTTCGTGATCAGCCCGATCCCGGTCTTCGGGACCCTGGCGTTCCCGTTCCAGTTCTACCACCGGCGGCCCTGGCTGGGGCGCTTCCTGATCCGAAGCGCCATGTCCAGCCTGGCCTGCGCGATCCCTATCTACGGGGGAACGGCGACCCGGCTCGAACACGGGATGGTGAGGCTGGCGACGCCGCTCACCGCGCTCGTGGCCGTCATCGTCTGGCCGCTCTCCTGGCTCGGCCGTCGCTCCCCGCGGGACGGGGACGCCGGGAGCGCCGGCGCGCCGTCCGGGGGGCGCGAGTGGCTCGCTCCCCAGATCGATCGGGCCTTGGACTGGCTGTCGCGGAACGAAGCGGCCCCCGACCCTTGTGGGTAGCACCCACGTCGCTTGTGATCCGGCGCGGTCGGTGATAGAAAACGCTCCCATACTCCCAGGAGAACGACCACCGATGCGACTGATCCCGAGAAAGGTCGAGTTCTTCGCGCTCCTCGAGCAGCAGGCCGACAACACCCTCAAGGGGTCCCGGCTCCTGCAGAAGTGCTTCGAGGGTTTCTCCTCGGCGGACGCCGTTTACCTCGCCGCGAAGGAGATCCACGACGTCGAGCACGCCGGCGACGATCTGGTCCACAAGATTCTCGACCTCCTGAACAAGACCTTCATCACGCCGCTGGACCGGGAGGACATCTACAACCTGACCAGTAAGCTCGACGACGTGCTGGACTACGTGGACTCGGTGGCCAAGCGCCTCGTCACCTTCCAGATCCCGAAGCCGACGCCGCACGCCATCGAGCTGAGCCGGATCATCACCCGCGCCTCGGAAGAGATCGTCAAGGGGGTGGGCCTGCTCCGGAATCTCAAGGAAGCCGAGACGCTCCTGAGGCAGTGCGTGAGGATCAAGCAGCTCGAGGAAGATGCCGACCAGGTCGCCCGCGACGCGCTGACCTCGCTGTTCAAGGACCACGGCCAGGATCCGATGGAAGTCATCAAGTGGAAGGACCTCTACGAGCACCTCGAGGTGGCGACCGACAAGGCCGAGGACGTCGCGAACATCCTCGAGACCGTGCTCGTGAAGTACACGTAGGGTCCTTCCCCCAACCGAAGCCGACGCCGAGGCCGGGAGCCGCCGAGTGTTCTCCGGATTCCTGAACGACCTGGTGGCGATCGCCACCCACCCGTACATCCTGTTGATCGTCCTGGTCGCGCTGGCCTTCGACTTCGTCAATGGCTTCCACGACGCCGCCAACTCGATAGCCACCGTCGTCGGGACCCGCGTGCTGTCGCCGGCGTACGCGGTGCTCTGGGCGGCCTGGTGGAACCTCGCTGCGGCCTGGTTCTTCGGGGTCTACGTGGCCAACACCGTGGCCAAGTGGGTCTACCCGGAGTGGGTCACGCCCGACGTGATCCTCGCGGGGCTCCTGGGCGCCGTCGTGTGGGACCTGATCACCTGGTACATCGGGCTGCCGACCAGCTCGTCCCACGCGCTCCTCGGCGGGTTCGGCGGGGCGGCCATGGCGTTCGCCGGCCAGTCCGGGGGTGTGCTTCACATGGGCAAGGTGGTGGCGACCGTCGAGTTCATCGTCATCGCCCCCCTGATCGGC
Coding sequences within it:
- a CDS encoding DivIVA domain-containing protein — encoded protein: MSSRLTAMDVEKQDFKRSMRGFDRDEVRLFLTAVSEEIERLNLDNAQLREESGTLRGRIDDFRERERMLQETLVTAQKMSEELAAKTHRESELLIKEARIKAERLLEQAQDQLSRIEAEIGRVKLERDAFENRLRSAIEEHLALLDLRKQERAELDNVRFLRRRNTSTEAG
- the hutI gene encoding imidazolonepropionase → MIRADLAVVGISELATPEGRTARTGADLGRIRTLRDAAVACRAGVIVFVGTERDFRQAVEMEPGGRVVDARGGTVLPGFVDAHTHLPFAGWRESEFDERLRGATYSEIAARGGGILSTVAATRAAGLTTLVHLVQARLDAMLALGTTTVEAKSGYGLSPEAEVKQLLALRAAADGHPVEVVPTFLGAHTLPPEHQGDREGYLRQLVEEMIPEVARQGLAEYADAFVDAHAFSIDEARRVLLAARERGLGVRVHADQLAANGAAELAAELGAASADHLEYVSDAGIEALARSGTCGVLLPAATFFLMQDRRPPGRRLADGGVPVVAATDFNPGSCPTESMSAVMWFACLTARLGVDETITATTLNAAHSLGRADRIGSLEPGKRADIVVHAVPSRHHLVYRFGVPRVRTVIAAGRVVADDGQVVPRAF
- the rocD gene encoding ornithine--oxo-acid transaminase, translating into METVKKSASEYIRIEDEYGAHNYHPLDVVVERAEGVWVWDVEGNKYLDFLAAYSAVNQGHCHPRIRRAMTEQAAKVTLTSRAFRNDQLGPLYRQIAELTGYRRVLPMNSGAEAVETAVKAARKWGYKVKGVPEGKAEILVFSGNFHGRTTTIVSFSDDPQYRDGFGPFTPGFSILPYGDLEAVRRAMNPNVVAVMVEPIQGESGIIVPPFGFLRGIEEACRKHRALLVVDEIQSGLGRTGKLFAYQHEGVRPDIVIVGKALGGGFYPVSAILADDEVMGVFHPGDHGSTFGGNPLAAAVARESLRVLVEEKLVENSERLGAYFLERLRGMKSAHVKEIRGKGLWIGVELSPEAGGARRYCEALMGKGLLCKETHVNTLRFAPPLVITREELDWAMERIEETFRDLA
- a CDS encoding MMPL family transporter; this translates as MGPQDGGEPLAGRKQRALLRAEAFSRRRWGLVLLVTALLVALSSWLGSHLELESDILELFPHGNRKIETFKSALRDFGSIDYLMVLLQAGEGEGPDELEDFADLLAEKLQQRRDLVQFVEYRFQPDAGFLKLLSENALLFLPPEELKAVAAKLTDEAILRQFRENRLAQASPTATLAENLVLRDPLGLMPLFLNRLLGHRGALRIDLSDGYYLARDGKSLILLVKPTGPSQDLDFDRTLLAAVRADEAATRAELLQEAGPGAKATAILARYSGNHAMAVEEAGLVRQDVRFNLFASLLTVSALYWLCYRRFAALLYSTVPLMVGQALTFAVAYLVFRRLNSASSSFTALLMGLGTDFTIVMYARYVEERQRGATLAEATGRMVGQTGLGVFTGAITSAGTFYALCISSFGGLFDLGFLIGTGILLCALVIVFLLPAMIAWNEGVRSRKTDVVQKLHLQSFGLERMMPACARHPVATVVAVAALTLAGGWLALRLEFDDSIKALRSNRSESTRTLDEISERFGASLSYMMAIAEGRTVDEAVALTQKVEERLAPFLRDGTIGSAESILSYLPPAAQQERVIAALRAGAGGEFDARRIEATFLKALGENGFRREPFADYLDRMRGFLAPSRPITVLDLEQRGLGRLVDRYVNRGPDGVRIVTYLYPTERRWKREAPPGLVDALTAGDPGVVVTGTNVVGQEMRRVFVRDAIRAVVLGLVLVSVLLLLDFYTLAGFGRPDSGRTFGIRGVRVNLDRLVRSLSLTGVAMSQLLTGVVMMLGLMKVFGIQVNYVNAFVATMILGVGIDYSIHLVNRMNLSGGRVDAGLLETGKAVVLAALMNVGGFGILMLGNYPALRSLGIVALLGSVTCLLTSLSLVPALMARRERKIG
- a CDS encoding DUF47 family protein; translated protein: MRLIPRKVEFFALLEQQADNTLKGSRLLQKCFEGFSSADAVYLAAKEIHDVEHAGDDLVHKILDLLNKTFITPLDREDIYNLTSKLDDVLDYVDSVAKRLVTFQIPKPTPHAIELSRIITRASEEIVKGVGLLRNLKEAETLLRQCVRIKQLEEDADQVARDALTSLFKDHGQDPMEVIKWKDLYEHLEVATDKAEDVANILETVLVKYT